One Luteibacter sp. 9135 DNA segment encodes these proteins:
- the pgl gene encoding 6-phosphogluconolactonase: MNATIHKHDFADKLTLADQLARDIAGKLDTAVKARGKASLAVSGGSTPKQMFAVLAQQEIDWSKVTITLVDERWVDEDNERSNAALVKDHLIRHEAHVAAFLPLFDKSHADDVDAALDAVGERVDALGKPFDVVVLGMGPDGHTASFFPGGDQLAEALDLKGTQSVLSMRAEGAGEPRITLSLPRLLDTRTLYLHIEGADKKDVLAKAEAGADLPIAAVLTQDRVPVDIYWAA, translated from the coding sequence ATGAACGCCACGATCCACAAGCACGATTTCGCCGACAAGCTCACCCTGGCCGACCAACTGGCCCGGGACATCGCCGGCAAGCTGGACACCGCCGTCAAGGCGCGCGGCAAGGCCAGCCTCGCCGTGTCCGGCGGCAGCACGCCGAAGCAGATGTTCGCCGTACTCGCCCAGCAGGAGATCGACTGGTCGAAGGTCACCATCACGCTCGTCGACGAGCGCTGGGTGGATGAGGACAACGAGCGCTCCAACGCCGCTCTGGTCAAGGATCACCTGATCCGGCACGAGGCCCACGTGGCGGCGTTCCTGCCGTTGTTCGACAAGTCGCACGCCGACGACGTGGACGCCGCGCTGGATGCCGTGGGCGAGCGTGTGGATGCACTCGGCAAGCCGTTCGACGTGGTCGTGCTCGGCATGGGTCCGGACGGCCATACGGCCTCGTTCTTCCCCGGTGGCGACCAACTGGCCGAGGCACTCGACCTGAAGGGCACGCAAAGCGTGCTGTCCATGCGTGCCGAGGGCGCGGGTGAACCACGCATCACCCTCAGCCTGCCGCGCCTGCTCGATACGCGAACGCTCTACCTGCACATCGAAGGCGCCGACAAGAAGGACGTGCTGGCCAAGGCCGAGGCCGGTGCGGACCTGCCGATCGCCGCGGTGCTCACGCAGGATCGCGTCCCGGTGGATATCTACTGGGCAGCCTGA
- the zwf gene encoding glucose-6-phosphate dehydrogenase yields the protein MSAQLLPIEPFDLVIFGGTGDLAVRKLLPAMYQRFVDGQIQPGSRILGVAREGLDDAGYRDLVRGSVEQGVTHVAPAQLEAFIAMVGYLSLDARKEEGWDDFSALMQVQPNHIRVFYLSTAPDIFTDICQRLGALGFNGARSRVVLEKPIGRDLESANAINDAVARVFNESQTYRIDHYLGKETVQNLLALRFGNALFEPLWNAQHIDHVQITVAETVGVGHRAGYYDRAGALRDMVQNHILQLVCMLAMEPPSSLAPDAVRDEKLKVLRSLRPIDASNAAQLTVRGQYRAGAAEGQGVRGYLDELGSDQSRTETFVALKAEIGNWRWAGVPFYLRTGKRLPSRVSEIVVTFRALPHSIFDPTNGALLPNRLTLRLQPDEGVKLWLTIKHPGPGGLRLRHVPLDMSFAAAFGVQQPDAYERLILDVVRGNPTLFMRRDEVEAAWNWAGPILDAWEAGGDTPKPYTAGTWGPSAAVALIERDGRTWAEDAA from the coding sequence GTGAGCGCCCAACTCCTCCCGATCGAACCCTTCGACCTCGTTATCTTCGGCGGCACCGGCGACCTGGCCGTGCGCAAGCTCCTGCCTGCGATGTACCAGCGTTTCGTGGATGGCCAGATCCAGCCCGGCAGCCGCATTCTCGGCGTCGCCCGTGAAGGCCTGGACGATGCCGGCTACCGCGACCTGGTGCGCGGTTCGGTCGAGCAGGGCGTCACCCATGTCGCCCCCGCCCAGCTCGAGGCGTTCATCGCCATGGTCGGCTACCTCTCGCTGGATGCACGCAAGGAAGAAGGCTGGGACGACTTTTCTGCCCTGATGCAGGTGCAGCCCAACCACATCCGCGTGTTCTACCTGTCGACCGCGCCGGACATCTTCACCGACATCTGCCAGCGCCTCGGCGCCCTGGGCTTCAACGGCGCACGCTCGCGCGTGGTGCTGGAAAAACCCATCGGGCGCGACCTGGAAAGCGCCAACGCCATCAACGATGCCGTGGCCCGCGTCTTCAACGAATCGCAGACCTACCGGATCGACCACTACCTGGGCAAGGAGACGGTGCAGAACCTGCTGGCGCTGCGCTTCGGCAACGCCCTGTTCGAGCCGCTGTGGAACGCCCAGCACATCGACCACGTGCAGATCACCGTCGCCGAGACGGTCGGCGTCGGCCATCGCGCGGGTTATTACGATCGCGCCGGCGCCCTGCGCGACATGGTCCAGAACCACATCCTGCAGTTGGTCTGCATGCTCGCCATGGAGCCGCCGTCGTCGCTGGCGCCGGACGCCGTGCGCGACGAGAAACTCAAGGTGCTGCGTTCGCTGCGCCCCATCGACGCCAGCAACGCCGCCCAGCTGACGGTGCGCGGGCAGTACCGCGCCGGTGCGGCCGAAGGCCAGGGCGTGCGGGGCTACCTCGACGAACTGGGCAGCGACCAGTCGCGCACCGAGACCTTCGTCGCCCTCAAGGCGGAGATCGGCAACTGGCGCTGGGCGGGTGTGCCGTTCTACCTGCGCACCGGCAAGCGCCTGCCCAGCCGGGTCTCGGAGATCGTGGTGACGTTCCGTGCGTTGCCGCACTCCATCTTCGATCCCACCAACGGTGCGCTGTTGCCCAACCGCCTGACGCTGCGCCTGCAGCCGGACGAAGGCGTCAAGCTGTGGCTCACCATCAAACATCCGGGTCCGGGTGGCCTGCGCCTGCGCCACGTGCCGCTCGACATGAGCTTCGCGGCGGCGTTCGGCGTGCAGCAGCCCGACGCCTACGAACGGCTGATCCTCGATGTCGTGCGTGGAAACCCCACCCTGTTCATGCGCCGCGACGAAGTGGAAGCGGCATGGAACTGGGCGGGTCCCATTCTCGACGCCTGGGAAGCCGGCGGTGACACGCCGAAGCCGTATACCGCGGGTACCTGGGGTCCGAGCGCCGCCGTGGCGCTCATCGAACGCGATGGCCGCACCTGGGCCGAGGACGCAGCATGA
- the eda gene encoding bifunctional 4-hydroxy-2-oxoglutarate aldolase/2-dehydro-3-deoxy-phosphogluconate aldolase, producing the protein MSNEAKQQSVESALRLAPVVPVVIIEDASKAVGMARALVAGGVPAIEVTLRTPAALDAVRAIAAEVEGAFVGVGTVLTARDLENAFKAGAKFAVSPGSSPRLLDAADDHELPLLPGAATSSEAMALLERGYRFQKFFPAVPAGGPKLIGAWASPLPQIHFCPTGGISLANAPDFLSLPNVVCVGGSWLTPAKLLATSDWAAIEALAREAAQLVHAPKR; encoded by the coding sequence ATGAGCAACGAAGCGAAGCAACAGAGTGTCGAATCCGCGTTGCGCCTGGCACCCGTGGTGCCGGTGGTCATCATCGAGGACGCCTCAAAGGCCGTCGGCATGGCGCGCGCGCTGGTGGCCGGCGGGGTTCCCGCCATCGAAGTCACCCTGCGCACGCCGGCGGCGCTGGACGCCGTGCGGGCGATCGCCGCGGAAGTGGAAGGCGCCTTCGTCGGCGTGGGTACCGTGCTGACCGCGCGTGATCTCGAGAACGCGTTCAAGGCCGGCGCGAAGTTTGCCGTGTCGCCCGGCAGTTCGCCCCGCCTGCTCGATGCCGCCGACGACCACGAGCTGCCGCTGCTGCCTGGTGCGGCTACGTCCAGCGAAGCCATGGCCCTGCTGGAGCGCGGGTATCGCTTCCAGAAGTTCTTTCCCGCCGTACCGGCCGGCGGCCCGAAGTTGATCGGCGCCTGGGCCAGCCCTCTGCCGCAGATCCATTTCTGTCCTACTGGCGGTATCAGCTTGGCCAACGCGCCGGACTTCCTCTCGCTGCCCAATGTCGTGTGCGTGGGTGGCTCGTGGCTCACGCCCGCCAAGCTTCTCGCGACGTCCGATTGGGCGGCCATCGAAGCCCTGGCGCGCGAGGCGGCGCAGTTGGTTCACGCCCCCAAGCGCTGA
- the edd gene encoding phosphogluconate dehydratase codes for MTIHPIVAEVTQRIVERSRVARAAYLARIDAARGKGAKRHHLSCGNLAHGFAACGENDKDALRNGHASNIAIVTSYNDMLSAHQPYERYPELIRQAARTLGATAQVAGGVPAMCDGVTQGRPGMELSLFSRDLIAMATAVSLSHDMYEGALYLGICDKIVPGMLIGALSFGHLASAFVPSGPMPSGIPNEEKSKVRQAFAAGKATRAELLDAEARSYHGSGTCTFYGTANSNQMLMEIMGLHLPGASFEAPDTPLRDALTRATVARVLAIDTLGDDYRPIGRIVDERAVVNGVIGLHATGGSTNHLLHLVAIARAAGVELRWDDFDALSAVVPLLARVYPNGYADVNHFHDAGGMAFLMDQLLDAGLLHGDVNTIMGQGLDAYRQVPVLESDTLTWKPVSKESGNRGVLRTMAEPFRHDGGLRMLKGNVGRGVIKVSSVPDDRMVIEAPAIVFDEQDDVKAAFDRGELDRDFIAVVRFQGPRARGMPELHKLTPTLSLLQDRGHRVALLTDGRMSGASGRVPAAIHVTPEAEAGGPIARIRTGDLVRLDALAGSIEVLVPADEWERRVPEQIDLAVHHTGMGRELFAMFRQSAVTADLGAGVF; via the coding sequence ATGACCATCCATCCCATCGTCGCCGAGGTGACGCAGCGCATCGTCGAGCGCAGCCGTGTAGCGCGCGCCGCCTACCTGGCCAGGATCGACGCCGCGCGCGGCAAGGGCGCGAAGCGCCACCACCTGTCCTGCGGCAACCTTGCCCACGGCTTCGCCGCCTGCGGCGAGAACGACAAGGACGCGTTGCGCAACGGCCACGCCTCCAATATCGCGATCGTCACCTCGTACAACGACATGCTCTCGGCCCACCAGCCCTATGAGCGCTACCCCGAACTGATCCGGCAGGCCGCGCGCACGCTGGGCGCCACGGCACAGGTGGCCGGTGGCGTGCCGGCCATGTGCGACGGCGTGACCCAGGGCCGTCCGGGCATGGAGCTGTCGCTGTTCTCGCGTGACCTGATTGCCATGGCCACCGCGGTGTCGCTGTCGCACGACATGTACGAAGGCGCCTTGTACCTGGGCATCTGCGACAAGATCGTGCCGGGCATGCTGATCGGCGCGCTGAGTTTCGGTCACCTGGCCAGCGCGTTCGTGCCGTCGGGTCCGATGCCGTCGGGTATTCCCAACGAAGAAAAATCCAAGGTCCGCCAGGCGTTCGCCGCCGGCAAGGCCACGCGTGCCGAGCTGCTCGATGCCGAGGCCCGCTCGTACCACGGCTCGGGCACGTGCACCTTCTACGGCACCGCCAACTCCAACCAGATGCTGATGGAGATCATGGGCCTGCACCTGCCGGGCGCCAGCTTCGAGGCACCGGATACCCCGCTGCGCGACGCGCTGACCCGCGCCACGGTGGCGCGCGTGCTGGCGATCGACACCCTGGGCGACGACTATCGCCCCATCGGCCGCATCGTCGACGAGCGCGCCGTGGTCAACGGTGTCATCGGCCTGCACGCCACGGGCGGTTCGACCAACCACCTGCTCCACCTCGTGGCCATCGCGCGCGCGGCCGGCGTGGAACTGCGCTGGGACGACTTCGACGCGTTGTCCGCCGTGGTGCCCCTGCTGGCGCGCGTGTACCCGAACGGCTACGCCGACGTGAACCACTTCCACGATGCCGGCGGCATGGCCTTCCTCATGGACCAGTTGCTCGACGCCGGTCTGCTGCATGGCGACGTCAACACGATCATGGGTCAGGGCCTGGACGCCTACCGCCAGGTGCCGGTGCTGGAAAGCGACACGCTGACCTGGAAGCCGGTGTCGAAGGAAAGCGGCAACCGTGGCGTGCTCCGCACGATGGCGGAGCCGTTCCGTCACGACGGCGGTCTGCGCATGCTCAAGGGCAACGTCGGCCGCGGTGTCATCAAGGTGTCGTCGGTGCCGGACGATCGCATGGTGATCGAGGCGCCGGCCATCGTGTTCGACGAACAGGACGACGTCAAAGCCGCGTTCGACCGCGGTGAGCTGGATCGCGATTTCATCGCCGTGGTGCGCTTCCAGGGTCCGCGGGCCCGGGGCATGCCCGAGTTGCACAAGCTGACACCGACGCTCAGCCTGCTGCAGGATCGCGGCCACCGTGTTGCCCTGCTGACCGACGGCCGCATGTCCGGAGCCTCGGGTCGCGTGCCCGCGGCCATCCACGTCACGCCCGAGGCGGAAGCCGGTGGCCCCATCGCGCGCATCCGCACGGGCGACCTGGTGCGACTGGATGCCTTGGCCGGCAGCATCGAGGTGCTGGTGCCCGCGGACGAGTGGGAACGCCGCGTCCCCGAACAGATCGACCTGGCGGTGCACCACACCGGCATGGGTCGCGAACTTTTCGCCATGTTCCGTCAGTCCGCCGTCACGGCCGACCTCGGTGCCGGCGTCTTCTGA